A single region of the Bacillota bacterium genome encodes:
- a CDS encoding aminotransferase DegT — translation MIPLAKPYLGEEEIEAVSQVLRSGQIASGPMVRRFEQEFAAYIGVRHAIAVANGTVALHAALLGVGVQPGDRVVTTPFTFIATANSILHAGAVPVFCDIEPDTYNMCPESLRQTLQRLADAGTPAKVVMPVHLFGLTCDMARIRAVASEFGAVIVEDAAQAHGAAYRGRRAGSFGLAAAFSFYATKNLATGEGGMVVTDSDEVAERVRRLINHGRVGRYVHDRLGYNYRMTDIAAAIGLVQLRKLEQMNLRRRRNARRLTEALADIGEYKLPVEPEGYYHVYHQYTVRHKNRDALSEELRRRGVDSAAIYPLALHQQPFYQKLGYGNERLPVAEEAARHVLSVPVHASLTDEQVETVVQAMIEAARVLAE, via the coding sequence TTGATTCCGTTGGCCAAGCCCTACCTGGGCGAAGAGGAGATCGAGGCCGTCAGCCAAGTGCTGCGGTCAGGACAAATCGCAAGCGGGCCCATGGTCCGCAGGTTTGAACAAGAATTCGCCGCGTACATCGGGGTCCGGCACGCGATCGCGGTCGCCAACGGCACAGTGGCGCTGCACGCGGCGCTGTTGGGCGTGGGCGTGCAGCCGGGCGACCGGGTGGTGACGACCCCGTTTACGTTTATTGCGACCGCCAACTCGATCTTGCATGCGGGCGCGGTGCCCGTCTTCTGCGACATCGAGCCGGACACGTACAACATGTGCCCGGAGTCGCTGCGCCAGACGCTGCAGCGGCTGGCCGACGCGGGCACGCCCGCCAAAGTGGTCATGCCGGTCCACCTGTTCGGCCTGACGTGCGACATGGCCCGCATCCGCGCCGTGGCCAGCGAGTTCGGTGCGGTCATCGTCGAAGACGCGGCGCAGGCCCACGGAGCCGCCTACCGGGGGCGCCGGGCCGGCAGCTTCGGCTTGGCCGCGGCGTTCAGCTTCTACGCCACGAAGAACCTGGCCACGGGCGAAGGCGGCATGGTCGTCACCGACTCCGACGAGGTGGCGGAGCGGGTGCGCCGGCTCATCAACCACGGGCGCGTGGGCCGCTACGTGCACGACCGTCTCGGGTACAACTACCGCATGACCGACATCGCGGCAGCCATCGGGTTGGTGCAGCTGCGCAAGCTGGAGCAGATGAACCTGCGCCGGCGGCGGAACGCGCGGCGGCTCACCGAGGCGCTGGCGGACATCGGCGAGTACAAGCTGCCGGTGGAGCCGGAAGGCTATTATCACGTGTACCACCAGTACACGGTGCGGCATAAGAATCGCGACGCTCTGTCCGAAGAGCTGCGCCGGCGCGGGGTCGACAGCGCGGCCATCTATCCCCTCGCGCTGCACCAGCAGCCGTTTTACCAGAAGCTGGGCTACGGCAACGAGCGGCTGCCGGTGGCGGAGGAAGCGGCGCGGCACGTGCTGTCGGTGCCGGTGCACGCGAGCCTTACGGACGAGCAAGTGGAAACCGTGGTGCAGGCGATGATCGAGGCGGCGCGCGTGCTGGCCGAGTGA